One region of Triticum aestivum cultivar Chinese Spring chromosome 6B, IWGSC CS RefSeq v2.1, whole genome shotgun sequence genomic DNA includes:
- the LOC123138132 gene encoding rRNA-processing protein fcf2, with amino-acid sequence MSSSSAAPIGLSWAPQLPSLAAAGGSKKGSAPTPSIDAQESLWKPSNELVDGLYVPPRDPRKVNKMARKNVKDTTGKGWFDMPAPSITPELKKDLEILQLRHVMDPKRHFKRSGKSKALPKYFQVGTVIEPASEFYSSRLTKHERKQTLVDELLSDQKLKNYRMRKVREIQVARTPGGNQKWKNKGKQTFKRAKDRRK; translated from the exons ATgtcgtcgtcgtcggcggcgcCGATCGGCCTGTCGTGGGCGCCCCAGCTGCCATCCCTTGCGGCGGCCGGCGGCAGCAAGAAGGGCTCGGCGCCGACACCGAGCATTGACGCGCAGGAGTCCCTCTGGAAGCCCAGCAACGAGCTCGTGGACGGGCTCTACGTGCCCCCGAGGGACCCCAGGAAGGTCAACAAGATGGCGAGGAAGAACGTCAAGGACACCACCGGCAAGGGCTG GTTCGACATGCCGGCGCCGAGCATCACTCCCGAGTTGAAGAAAGACCTTGAGATTTTGCAG CTGAGGCATGTAATGGACCCTAAAAGGCATTTCAAGAGGTCTGGTAAATCCAAGGCTCTTCCGAAGTATTTCCAA GTTGGAACGGTTATTGAGCCTGCATCTGAGTTCTACTCAAGTAGGTTGACAAAGCATGAACGGAAGCAGACCTTGGTTGATGAGCTGTTATCTGACCAAAAACTCAAGAACTACAG GATGCGTAAGGTAAGGGAAATTCAGGTGGCCCGGACACCCGGAGGCAACCAGAAGTGGAAGAACAAGGGCAAGCAAACGTTCAAAAGGGCCAAGGACAGGCGGAAATAG